A genomic region of bacterium contains the following coding sequences:
- a CDS encoding biotin/lipoyl-containing protein encodes MTAYWVRVGDDEEIEVGVEETGGVWAVTIAGQVHRVELVEVVPAHFTLLVDGASHTLSVRDHAGPWTLLLDGLPFVAETARTRRGAEPGAAAAGRSLEVRSPMPGLLVAVEVDEGARVVIGQPLAIIEAMKMQMEIRAPHAGVVRRVHAAPGQELAAGQVLVTLE; translated from the coding sequence GTGACAGCCTACTGGGTCCGGGTGGGGGACGACGAAGAGATCGAGGTCGGCGTGGAGGAGACGGGAGGGGTGTGGGCGGTCACGATCGCCGGTCAGGTCCATCGAGTCGAGTTGGTGGAGGTGGTCCCCGCGCACTTTACGCTGCTGGTGGACGGGGCCTCCCACACCCTGTCGGTTCGAGATCATGCCGGCCCGTGGACCCTGCTGCTCGACGGTCTTCCCTTCGTCGCCGAGACCGCGAGGACGCGGCGCGGGGCGGAGCCCGGCGCCGCCGCGGCGGGACGGAGCTTGGAGGTGCGGTCCCCCATGCCCGGTCTGCTCGTTGCCGTCGAGGTGGACGAGGGGGCCCGGGTGGTGATCGGTCAGCCGCTGGCTATAATAGAAGCGATGAAGATGCAGATGGAGATCCGCGCCCCCCACGCCGGCGTGGTCCGACGCGTCCACGCGGCACCCGGCCAGGAGCTTGCCGCCGGCCAGGTGCTGGTCACGCTGGAATGA
- a CDS encoding biotin carboxylase N-terminal domain-containing protein gives MANRGEIALRVIRTCRTLGVATVAVYSDADRGALHLGAADEAYRVGGAAAAESYLNIGAIVEAAQRSGADAIHPGYGFLSENPAFAEACAQAGVVFVGPPPAALALCGDKAAARRTVAAAGIPVLAGTDPLDDHAAIAAADRLGFPVLIKAAAGGGGKGIHLVQRPTDLPAALRLARGEARGAFGDDRIYLERWLDHPRHVEVQFVADAHGAIVHLGERECSIQRRHQKLIEEAPSPALSDDLRDAIGAAAVAAARTVGYQNAGTAEFLVSDGAFFFLEINARLQVEHPVTEMVCGCDLVALQLALAAGDALPFGQEGVRLRGHAIECRISAEDIDQQFLPWTGRIGQVVLPGGPGIRIDGALAPGMEVTRFYDPLLAKVIAWGPTRREAIARLSMALREIIVTGVPTTIPFHRWALAHPAFQSGDYGTRFVEHEWDARPRRHGRLAALAAAVLTHRESRRTPLLPPQGLSAWGRAARGEGVS, from the coding sequence GTGGCGAACCGGGGCGAGATCGCCCTGCGCGTGATCCGAACGTGCCGCACCCTGGGGGTCGCCACGGTGGCGGTGTACAGCGACGCGGATCGCGGCGCGCTCCACCTCGGCGCGGCCGATGAAGCCTACCGGGTCGGCGGGGCCGCCGCCGCCGAATCCTATCTCAATATCGGGGCGATCGTCGAAGCGGCCCAGCGGTCCGGCGCCGACGCGATTCATCCCGGCTATGGGTTTCTCTCCGAGAACCCCGCGTTCGCCGAGGCGTGCGCGCAGGCCGGCGTGGTCTTTGTCGGTCCACCTCCCGCCGCGCTCGCGCTCTGCGGCGACAAAGCCGCGGCTCGCCGCACGGTCGCGGCCGCCGGGATCCCCGTGCTGGCGGGAACGGATCCCCTCGACGACCACGCGGCGATCGCCGCAGCGGATCGCCTCGGGTTCCCCGTGCTGATCAAAGCTGCCGCGGGCGGCGGGGGGAAAGGCATCCACCTCGTGCAGCGGCCCACCGACCTGCCCGCCGCGCTGCGCCTGGCGCGCGGGGAGGCGCGGGGGGCGTTTGGCGATGATCGCATCTATCTCGAGCGGTGGCTCGACCATCCCCGGCACGTCGAGGTGCAATTCGTGGCGGACGCCCACGGGGCGATCGTGCATCTCGGCGAGCGCGAGTGCTCGATCCAGCGGCGTCACCAGAAGCTGATCGAGGAGGCCCCCTCGCCGGCCCTCTCGGACGATCTTCGGGACGCCATCGGCGCGGCGGCCGTCGCGGCGGCACGGACGGTCGGGTACCAAAACGCCGGCACGGCGGAGTTTCTCGTGTCGGACGGAGCCTTCTTCTTTCTCGAAATCAACGCCCGGCTGCAGGTCGAACACCCCGTCACGGAGATGGTCTGCGGATGCGACCTGGTCGCACTGCAGCTGGCCCTGGCGGCGGGGGATGCGCTTCCGTTCGGGCAGGAGGGGGTCCGCCTGCGGGGCCACGCCATCGAGTGCCGGATCTCCGCCGAGGACATCGACCAGCAGTTCCTCCCGTGGACCGGACGGATCGGTCAGGTCGTGCTGCCGGGCGGGCCGGGGATCCGGATCGACGGCGCGCTCGCCCCGGGGATGGAGGTCACCCGGTTCTACGACCCGCTGCTCGCCAAAGTGATCGCGTGGGGGCCGACCCGCCGCGAGGCGATCGCCAGGCTGAGCATGGCGCTGCGGGAAATTATCGTGACCGGAGTTCCCACGACGATCCCCTTCCACCGGTGGGCGCTTGCCCACCCGGCGTTCCAGTCCGGAGATTACGGCACCCGGTTCGTCGAGCACGAATGGGACGCGCGCCCGCGACGCCACGGCCGGCTTGCCGCCCTCGCCGCCGCCGTGTTGACGCACCGCGAATCTCGGCGCACGCCGCTCCTGCCGCCGCAGGGTCTCTCCGCCTGGGGCCGGGCGGCGCGTGGGGAGGGCGTGTCGTGA
- a CDS encoding carboxyl transferase domain-containing protein, whose translation MPERPRGRQDDLAARRARVEEGGGADRIARQHAAGKLTARERLAELLDPGTFVELDRFVTHRATAFGMDHVDAPADGVVTGYGAIHGRLAYVFSQDFTVLGGSLGEGHAAKICKIMDLALRNGAPVVGLNDSGGARIQEGVVSLGGYAEIFLRNTLASGVVPQISAIMGPCAGGAVYSPAITDFTVMVQGTSYMFVTGPQVVKAVTHEDVTFEELGGATVHAGQSGLAHFIAESDPDALRLIRRLLAYLPLNNQDDPPRTPCTDPPDRMDAELDAVVPDDPHRPYDMHEVIRRVVDDGEFLEVHRHFAQNLIIGLARLDGRPVGLVAQQPAVLAGTLDINSSVKGARFVRFCDAFNIPLVTFVDVPGFMPGTAQEHGGIIRHGAKLLFAYCEATVPKLAVITRKAYGGAYDVMSSKHIRGDLNLAWPTAEIAVMGPEGAIDIIFRRELAGTEDREEARARLAAEYRQRFANPYVAAARGYVDDIIEPHETRPRLISALRMLAGKRDRNPPKKHGNIPL comes from the coding sequence GTGCCTGAGCGCCCCCGAGGTCGGCAGGACGACTTAGCCGCGCGACGTGCGCGTGTTGAGGAGGGAGGCGGGGCGGACCGGATCGCCCGACAGCACGCCGCGGGAAAGCTGACCGCCCGCGAGCGCCTCGCGGAGCTGCTCGATCCCGGGACCTTCGTCGAGCTCGATCGATTCGTCACCCACCGTGCGACCGCGTTTGGGATGGACCACGTCGACGCCCCCGCCGACGGCGTGGTGACGGGGTACGGGGCGATTCACGGCAGGCTCGCCTACGTCTTCTCTCAGGACTTCACCGTTCTCGGGGGATCGTTGGGCGAAGGGCACGCCGCGAAGATCTGCAAGATCATGGACCTCGCGCTTCGTAACGGCGCGCCGGTCGTGGGGTTGAACGATTCCGGGGGCGCTCGCATCCAGGAAGGCGTGGTCAGCCTGGGAGGGTACGCGGAGATCTTTCTCCGAAACACCCTGGCCAGCGGCGTGGTGCCGCAGATCTCGGCGATCATGGGCCCCTGTGCGGGCGGGGCCGTCTATTCGCCCGCGATCACGGACTTCACGGTGATGGTCCAAGGCACCAGTTACATGTTCGTCACGGGGCCTCAGGTCGTCAAGGCCGTCACGCACGAGGACGTGACGTTCGAGGAGCTGGGCGGAGCCACGGTGCACGCCGGTCAGAGCGGCCTGGCTCACTTCATCGCCGAGAGTGATCCCGACGCCCTCCGATTGATCCGACGTCTCCTGGCGTACCTGCCCCTCAACAATCAGGACGATCCCCCCCGCACCCCCTGCACCGATCCGCCGGACCGCATGGACGCCGAGCTCGATGCGGTGGTCCCCGACGACCCCCACCGGCCGTACGATATGCACGAGGTGATCCGGCGCGTGGTCGACGATGGCGAGTTCCTCGAGGTCCACCGGCACTTCGCCCAAAACCTCATCATCGGCCTGGCCCGGCTGGACGGGCGGCCCGTGGGGCTCGTGGCCCAGCAGCCGGCGGTGCTGGCCGGCACCCTCGACATCAACAGCTCCGTCAAAGGCGCCCGCTTCGTGCGGTTCTGCGACGCCTTCAACATTCCGCTGGTGACGTTTGTGGACGTCCCGGGCTTCATGCCCGGCACCGCCCAGGAGCACGGCGGGATCATCCGGCACGGGGCGAAGTTGCTGTTTGCGTACTGCGAGGCCACCGTCCCGAAGCTGGCGGTGATCACGCGCAAGGCCTACGGCGGTGCCTACGACGTGATGTCGAGCAAGCACATCCGGGGAGACTTGAACCTCGCTTGGCCCACCGCCGAAATCGCGGTGATGGGACCGGAAGGGGCGATCGATATCATCTTTCGCCGCGAGCTCGCCGGGACCGAAGACCGGGAGGAGGCCCGGGCTCGCCTGGCGGCCGAGTATCGGCAGCGGTTCGCCAACCCCTACGTCGCCGCCGCGCGGGGGTACGTGGACGACATCATCGAGCCCCACGAGACCCGACCGCGCCTGATCTCCGCACTCCGGATGCTCGCCGGCAAGCGCGACCGCAATCCTCCGAAGAAGCACGGAAACATCCCGCTCTGA
- a CDS encoding GerMN domain-containing protein, which yields MARARSRRRAWWLLLLLLIAVVAVVRVARQRPASVEVYFVRTVGSHHLSGLAAVRRAAPPGPSDVRLDAALRALLRGPGDPQFHTEIPQGTALLGVHVRGGIATVDLSATFAAGGGSTSMLGRVWQVVYTATQFADAPAAQILIDHKRVEALGGEGIEIGSPLRRPASPPSF from the coding sequence ATGGCACGCGCCCGATCACGCCGGCGCGCCTGGTGGCTCCTTCTCCTCCTGCTGATCGCCGTCGTGGCGGTCGTTCGGGTCGCCCGCCAGCGCCCGGCTTCCGTCGAGGTGTATTTCGTCCGCACCGTTGGGTCCCACCATCTCAGCGGACTGGCGGCGGTGCGCCGCGCCGCCCCGCCCGGCCCGTCGGACGTCCGGCTGGATGCGGCCCTGCGCGCCCTCCTGCGCGGGCCGGGCGATCCCCAGTTCCACACCGAGATCCCGCAGGGAACGGCACTCCTCGGCGTGCACGTGCGCGGCGGGATCGCGACCGTCGACCTCTCCGCGACCTTCGCGGCGGGGGGCGGGAGCACGAGCATGCTGGGGCGGGTTTGGCAGGTGGTGTATACTGCGACCCAGTTCGCCGACGCGCCGGCGGCCCAGATCCTCATCGACCACAAACGGGTGGAGGCCCTGGGCGGGGAGGGGATCGAGATTGGATCGCCCCTCCGGCGGCCCGCCTCGCCCCCGTCCTTCTGA
- the ligA gene encoding NAD-dependent DNA ligase LigA, with product MKAEGRRVSAGRRPPPDIAKQIADLRERIRHHLYRYHVLDDPEISDEAFDALVQELRVLEAAHPSLITPDSPTQRVGAPPAEGFRPVEHPQPMLSLANAFDEDDVRAWHKRVTVGVGDRAVEFVCELKFDGAAISLIYQQGAFVRGATRGDGVRGEDITPNLRTVRSLPLRLRREATPPEFIEVRGEVYLPTRALDAINEERAAAGETPFANARNAAAGSLRQLDPSVTARRPLDLAIYQVGAVQGRRFKTHWESLEWTREAGLPVDTHMRRAVTLDEVLDYVHEWSTRRGTLAYGTDGIVVKVNALDQQVELGATSQAPRWAIAYKFPAEQAETRVRDITVQVGRTGALTPVADLEPVRVSGVILRHATLHNEDEVRRKDVRIGDHVVVQRAGEVIPEVVRVLVERRAGDEREFVMPTRCPVCGSAVAREPGESVARCTGGASCPAQVLERLIHFASRTALNIDGVGPKLFQQLLDRELIRDPADLFSLTKAQVLTLDRMADRSADNVIAAIDRSRRPTLARLVYGFGIRHVGLHVAEVLARHFPTIDRLADAGFEEISDAPGIGPAIAESVREYFSRSATRALLKKLEAAGVRPQAPAAPGGGRLLGKIFVFTGTLERFSRRDAAGRVTALGGIVADAVGPKTSYLVAGVEPGTKIARAHKLGITVLDELEFLRIVEDR from the coding sequence ATGAAGGCCGAAGGCCGCCGGGTCTCCGCGGGGCGCCGTCCGCCCCCCGATATCGCGAAGCAGATCGCCGACCTGCGCGAGCGGATCCGCCATCATCTGTACCGCTATCATGTGCTCGACGACCCCGAGATCTCGGATGAGGCGTTCGATGCGCTGGTGCAGGAACTGCGGGTGCTCGAGGCCGCGCACCCGAGCCTCATCACACCGGATTCCCCGACCCAGCGGGTCGGCGCGCCGCCGGCGGAGGGGTTCCGTCCGGTCGAGCATCCGCAGCCGATGCTCAGCTTGGCCAACGCTTTTGACGAGGACGACGTGCGGGCCTGGCACAAGCGCGTCACCGTCGGGGTGGGGGACCGGGCCGTCGAGTTCGTATGCGAGCTGAAATTTGACGGCGCGGCGATCTCCCTGATTTACCAGCAGGGCGCCTTTGTCCGGGGGGCGACGCGGGGGGATGGGGTGCGGGGCGAGGATATCACTCCGAACCTCCGCACGGTCCGGTCGCTGCCGCTAAGGCTCCGGCGGGAGGCGACTCCCCCCGAGTTCATCGAGGTGCGGGGGGAGGTCTACCTCCCCACCCGGGCGCTCGACGCGATCAACGAGGAGCGGGCGGCCGCGGGCGAGACGCCCTTCGCCAACGCCCGCAACGCCGCGGCCGGTTCTCTGCGCCAACTCGATCCCAGCGTCACCGCGCGCCGACCGCTCGACCTGGCCATCTATCAGGTGGGGGCCGTCCAAGGGCGGAGGTTTAAGACGCACTGGGAGAGCCTGGAGTGGACCCGTGAAGCCGGGCTGCCGGTCGATACCCACATGCGCCGCGCCGTCACGCTTGACGAGGTCCTGGACTACGTGCACGAGTGGTCGACGCGCCGCGGGACGCTGGCGTATGGAACCGACGGCATCGTCGTCAAGGTGAACGCGCTCGATCAGCAGGTGGAGTTGGGGGCGACCAGCCAGGCCCCCCGGTGGGCGATCGCCTACAAGTTCCCGGCCGAGCAGGCCGAGACCCGCGTGCGCGATATCACGGTACAGGTGGGGAGGACCGGTGCGCTCACGCCGGTCGCGGACCTGGAGCCGGTGCGGGTCTCGGGCGTGATCCTCCGCCACGCCACCCTGCACAACGAGGACGAAGTGCGCCGCAAGGACGTCCGAATCGGCGACCACGTGGTCGTCCAGCGCGCCGGGGAGGTGATCCCGGAGGTGGTGCGGGTTCTGGTGGAGCGGCGCGCCGGAGACGAGCGCGAATTCGTGATGCCCACCCGGTGTCCGGTGTGCGGTTCCGCGGTGGCGCGGGAGCCGGGCGAGTCGGTCGCCCGCTGCACGGGCGGGGCGTCATGCCCGGCGCAGGTGCTCGAGCGGCTCATCCATTTCGCCTCGCGGACCGCGCTGAACATCGACGGGGTCGGTCCGAAGCTTTTCCAGCAGCTGCTCGATCGCGAACTGATTCGCGATCCGGCGGATCTTTTTTCGCTGACCAAGGCGCAGGTGCTGACCCTGGACCGGATGGCGGATCGATCGGCGGACAATGTGATCGCGGCGATCGATCGGAGCCGGCGCCCCACCCTGGCCCGGCTCGTCTACGGCTTCGGCATCCGGCACGTCGGCCTCCATGTGGCCGAGGTGCTTGCCCGGCACTTCCCGACGATTGACCGCCTCGCCGACGCCGGATTCGAAGAGATCAGTGACGCCCCCGGGATCGGGCCGGCGATCGCCGAGAGCGTGCGGGAGTACTTCTCGCGGTCGGCCACCCGGGCACTGCTCAAGAAGCTCGAGGCCGCAGGGGTGCGCCCCCAGGCCCCGGCGGCCCCGGGCGGCGGCCGGCTGCTCGGGAAGATCTTCGTGTTCACCGGGACCCTGGAGCGGTTCTCCAGACGGGACGCCGCCGGGCGCGTCACCGCGTTGGGGGGGATCGTGGCGGACGCCGTGGGGCCCAAGACCAGCTACCTCGTGGCCGGGGTCGAGCCGGGGACGAAGATCGCGAGGGCGCACAAGCTCGGGATCACCGTGCTCGACGAGTTGGAGTTTCTCCGCATCGTGGAGGATCGGTGA
- a CDS encoding MoaD/ThiS family protein: MTVHVRIPTPLRRITNGERVIDVTGSNIAQALDALEQRFPGIRAKILDGRGEVLQFVNIFVNEQDIRFLAGLQTPLAEGAEVSIVPAMAGGR; encoded by the coding sequence ATGACCGTGCATGTCCGCATTCCGACCCCGCTGCGCCGGATCACGAACGGCGAGCGGGTGATCGACGTCACCGGCAGCAACATCGCGCAGGCGCTCGACGCGCTGGAGCAGCGGTTCCCGGGGATCCGGGCGAAGATCCTGGACGGCCGCGGCGAGGTGCTGCAGTTCGTCAACATCTTCGTGAACGAGCAGGACATCCGGTTCCTCGCCGGCCTGCAGACTCCCCTGGCGGAGGGGGCGGAGGTCTCGATCGTCCCCGCCATGGCCGGCGGAAGGTAG
- the thrC gene encoding threonine synthase gives MAAIGLVCRECGRRFPTDPIFVCEDCFGPLEAVYDLGGLEGEALRTRIAAGPASIWRYQDLLPASRVPEWDLAPGCTPLVPAFRLGQALGLRNLYLKNDTRNPTWSFKDRVVAVAVAAVKQFGFTVMSCASTGNLANAVAAHSAKAGLRAVVFIPQGLERAKVVTTSVYRPTVVEVEGTYDDVNRLCLEIGDEHRWAIANVNLRPYYSEGAKTLAYEVAEQLGWRAPDRVIVPVGSGNMFVKIHKGFEEFQRLGVIPRHTVRMTAAQAEGCGPIAAAYKARADKVVPVRPNTVAKSLAIGAPADGHYVLDLARRTGGVVESVSDQEVVEGIRLLAETEGLFTEPAGGVTVGTLRKLARAGVIGPDELTVAYITGIGLKALGAVEDVVEASITIKPTLASFEERVLALAGD, from the coding sequence ATGGCGGCAATCGGGTTGGTCTGTCGCGAGTGTGGACGGCGGTTTCCAACGGATCCCATCTTTGTCTGCGAGGACTGCTTTGGACCGCTCGAGGCTGTCTATGACCTCGGCGGGCTCGAGGGGGAAGCGCTCCGGACGCGGATCGCCGCCGGCCCGGCCTCGATCTGGCGGTACCAAGACCTGTTGCCGGCGTCCCGCGTCCCGGAATGGGACCTCGCTCCCGGGTGCACCCCGCTCGTGCCGGCGTTCCGTCTGGGGCAGGCGCTCGGCCTCCGGAACCTCTATCTGAAGAACGACACCCGCAACCCCACCTGGTCGTTCAAAGACCGGGTCGTCGCCGTTGCCGTCGCCGCCGTGAAACAGTTCGGCTTCACGGTGATGTCGTGTGCGTCGACGGGCAATCTCGCCAACGCCGTCGCCGCGCACTCGGCGAAGGCCGGCCTGCGCGCGGTCGTGTTCATCCCCCAAGGGCTCGAGCGCGCGAAGGTCGTGACCACCTCCGTCTACCGCCCGACCGTGGTGGAAGTGGAGGGGACCTACGACGACGTGAACCGCCTGTGCCTCGAGATCGGCGATGAGCACCGATGGGCGATCGCCAACGTCAACCTCCGTCCGTACTATTCGGAGGGGGCGAAGACCCTCGCCTACGAAGTCGCCGAGCAGTTGGGCTGGCGCGCGCCCGATCGCGTGATCGTCCCGGTGGGCTCCGGCAATATGTTCGTAAAGATCCACAAAGGATTTGAGGAGTTCCAGCGGCTGGGCGTGATCCCCCGCCACACCGTGCGGATGACCGCGGCGCAGGCCGAAGGGTGCGGGCCCATCGCCGCCGCCTACAAGGCCCGTGCGGACAAGGTCGTGCCGGTCCGCCCGAACACGGTCGCCAAGTCCCTGGCGATCGGCGCGCCGGCCGACGGGCACTACGTCCTCGACCTGGCGCGCCGGACGGGGGGCGTCGTGGAGTCGGTGAGCGATCAAGAAGTCGTGGAGGGCATCCGGCTCCTCGCCGAGACCGAGGGGTTGTTCACCGAGCCCGCCGGGGGGGTCACCGTCGGCACGCTGCGCAAGCTGGCCCGGGCCGGCGTGATCGGGCCCGATGAGCTCACCGTCGCCTACATCACCGGCATCGGTCTGAAGGCGCTGGGAGCGGTGGAAGACGTGGTCGAGGCCTCGATCACGATCAAGCCGACGCTGGCGTCGTTCGAAGAGCGCGTGCTCGCCCTCGCGGGCGACTGA